One genomic window of Geodermatophilus sp. DSM 44513 includes the following:
- a CDS encoding LLM class flavin-dependent oxidoreductase — MQFGVNLLGLAQQPCDQDMQQRFAELLEWVHAVRDAGYDHLTMGQHYLTAPFQQFQPVPLLARLIPETGSMRMYSTLVAPLQNPVELAETWAGLDVLSGGRVGVCLALGYRDEEYAAFGVDPGTRLRRQRELVETLRRLWTEEEVTAEGLGFRLERQTVTLRPVQRPHPPIWIAANADAAVVRAARWGLPWNINPHATHETVARQVGLYRDAWREAGHEGEPTFPISREVFCAETREEAVRLAFPYLGEKYAAYGSWGQDRQLPGEESFAVPLAELAGDRFLIGDPDDCAREVARYAELGVDRIHLRTNWPGMPLDTALTGMRLFAREVAPRFRPAR; from the coding sequence GTGCAGTTCGGTGTCAACCTGCTGGGCCTGGCCCAGCAGCCCTGCGACCAGGACATGCAGCAGCGCTTCGCCGAGCTGCTGGAGTGGGTGCACGCGGTGCGCGACGCGGGCTACGACCACCTCACCATGGGCCAGCACTACCTCACCGCGCCGTTCCAGCAGTTCCAGCCGGTGCCGCTGCTGGCCCGGTTGATCCCGGAGACCGGCAGCATGCGGATGTACAGCACGCTGGTCGCCCCGCTGCAGAACCCCGTCGAGCTGGCCGAGACGTGGGCCGGGCTCGACGTGCTCTCCGGTGGCCGGGTCGGGGTGTGCCTGGCGCTGGGCTACCGCGACGAGGAGTACGCCGCCTTCGGCGTCGACCCCGGGACGCGGCTGCGCCGGCAGCGCGAGCTGGTCGAGACGCTGCGCCGGCTGTGGACCGAGGAGGAGGTCACCGCCGAGGGGCTCGGCTTCCGGCTCGAGCGGCAGACGGTCACGCTGCGGCCGGTGCAGCGGCCCCACCCGCCGATCTGGATCGCGGCCAACGCCGACGCCGCGGTCGTGCGGGCCGCCCGGTGGGGGCTGCCGTGGAACATCAACCCGCACGCCACCCACGAGACCGTCGCCCGCCAGGTGGGGCTCTACCGGGACGCCTGGCGCGAGGCCGGCCACGAGGGGGAACCGACCTTCCCGATCAGCCGGGAGGTGTTCTGCGCCGAGACCCGGGAGGAGGCGGTCCGGCTGGCCTTCCCGTACCTGGGGGAGAAGTACGCCGCCTACGGCAGCTGGGGCCAGGACCGGCAGCTCCCGGGGGAGGAGAGCTTCGCCGTCCCGCTGGCGGAGCTGGCCGGCGACCGCTTCCTCATCGGCGACCCCGACGACTGCGCCCGCGAGGTCGCCCGGTACGCCGAGCTCGGCGTCGACCGCATCCACCTGCGCACCAACTGGCCGGGCATGCCGCTGGACACCGCGCTGACCGGCATGCGGCTGTTCGCCCGCGAGGTGGCGCCCCGATTCCGGCCGGCCCGGTGA
- a CDS encoding AbrB family transcriptional regulator, with product MRRLLELLALAALVAAAAVGLDRLALPAPALFAGLLVGLARALLVRGELTTPAWTATAAQGVIGVVMGVLVQPDTLTTLAGYWLPVTLITVATLLLTLLAGLLLARFTEVDRTTATFGMIAGGASGIVAVSDELGADGRLVATLQYLRVLLIVVLMPLAVVVVFGGSGEQGALADGGEPVPWPLATLAVLGIAVAGAWAARLAHLPAPSLLGPLVLAAGLAAVDVPLTDAVPGVLTAAAFAVVGAQVGLRFTPATVRTLRRVLPAGLALIVALVVASGGLGVLLSALTGLSPLDGYLATTPGGIFVVLAVAAGSGADSTVVLAVQVLRMLVMLLAGPPLARLLRER from the coding sequence GTGAGGCGGCTCCTCGAGCTGCTGGCCCTGGCCGCCCTCGTCGCGGCCGCCGCGGTCGGCCTCGACCGGCTCGCCCTGCCCGCACCCGCCCTCTTCGCGGGCCTGCTGGTGGGCCTGGCCCGCGCGCTGCTGGTGCGGGGCGAGCTGACGACACCCGCCTGGACGGCCACCGCCGCCCAGGGCGTGATCGGCGTGGTCATGGGCGTGCTGGTGCAGCCCGACACGCTAACCACGCTGGCCGGCTACTGGCTGCCGGTCACGCTCATCACGGTGGCCACGCTGCTGCTCACCCTGCTGGCCGGCCTGCTGCTGGCCCGGTTCACCGAGGTCGACCGCACCACGGCGACCTTCGGGATGATCGCCGGCGGCGCCTCGGGCATCGTGGCGGTCAGCGACGAGCTGGGCGCCGACGGTCGGCTGGTCGCCACCCTGCAGTACCTGCGGGTGCTGCTGATCGTGGTGCTCATGCCGCTGGCGGTGGTGGTCGTCTTCGGGGGCAGCGGCGAGCAGGGCGCCCTCGCGGACGGCGGCGAGCCGGTGCCGTGGCCGCTGGCGACGCTCGCCGTCCTCGGGATCGCCGTCGCCGGGGCCTGGGCGGCCCGGCTGGCGCACCTGCCCGCGCCGAGCCTGCTCGGGCCGCTGGTGCTGGCGGCCGGCCTGGCCGCCGTCGACGTCCCGCTGACCGACGCGGTGCCCGGGGTGCTCACCGCCGCCGCCTTCGCCGTCGTGGGGGCACAGGTGGGGCTGCGGTTCACGCCCGCGACCGTGCGCACCCTGCGGCGGGTCCTCCCGGCCGGCCTGGCGCTGATCGTCGCGCTCGTCGTGGCCAGCGGCGGGCTGGGGGTGCTGCTCAGCGCGCTGACCGGCCTGTCCCCGCTGGACGGCTACCTGGCCACCACCCCCGGCGGGATCTTCGTCGTCCTCGCCGTCGCCGCCGGGTCCGGCGCGGACAGCACGGTCGTCCTGGCCGTGCAGGTGCTGCGCATGCTGGTCATGCTCCTGGCCGGCCCACCGCTGGCGCGGCTGCTCCGGGAGCGCTGA
- a CDS encoding carboxymuconolactone decarboxylase family protein — MARLPDVDPSGEVADRVRARRGGTLTPLDRVLLHSEPLADGWNTLLGAVRSHFALADDLRELAICRIAVLNDADYEWRAHAPLLVRAGFPEEQLAALRADGDPSSLSPGQRTVLAFTDAVTRDVRVPADVFAAVHALLGDRGTVELTATVAAYNMVSRFLVALEVGAGED, encoded by the coding sequence ATGGCACGTCTGCCCGACGTCGACCCCTCCGGCGAGGTCGCCGACCGCGTCCGCGCCCGCCGCGGGGGCACGCTGACCCCCCTGGACCGGGTGCTGCTGCACAGCGAACCGCTGGCCGACGGCTGGAACACCCTGCTCGGCGCGGTGCGGTCGCACTTCGCCCTCGCCGACGACCTGCGGGAACTGGCGATCTGCCGGATCGCCGTCCTCAACGACGCCGACTACGAGTGGCGGGCCCACGCCCCCCTGCTGGTGCGCGCCGGGTTCCCCGAGGAGCAGCTGGCCGCCCTCCGGGCGGACGGCGACCCGTCCTCCCTCTCCCCCGGGCAGCGCACCGTCCTCGCCTTCACCGACGCCGTGACCCGCGACGTCCGCGTACCGGCCGACGTCTTCGCCGCGGTGCACGCGCTGCTCGGTGACCGCGGGACGGTGGAGCTGACCGCCACGGTGGCCGCCTACAACATGGTGTCCCGCTTCCTCGTCGCCCTGGAGGTCGGCGCCGGGGAGGACTGA
- a CDS encoding isocitrate/isopropylmalate family dehydrogenase: MTGGRRLGCLLGDGIGPEVVPAARRVVDAALSAAGAPAVEWVDLPMGAAALAEHGAPLPAPTLEALAGCDGWLAGPHDSESYPPQWRASGQRVPGGELRHVFGLHTNLRPSRTRPGVPARVPAMDLVVVRENSEGFYADRNMAVGSGEFMPTPDLALVVGVFSRPAVRRAVRQAFALAARRRGQVTLVHKANVLHLAFGLWLEECRAAAREHPGVRLETVLFDAMAARLVRHPERFDVVVTENLFGDTLSDLAGELAGALGMSGSVNAGDRHAMAQAAHGSAPDIAGQDVANPVGMVVSAAMLLAWLGERHADPVLAAASSAVEQAVDAVLASGVATRDVGGTAGTAEFTDAVVDRLSAPGAAAPAVGRPGA; the protein is encoded by the coding sequence GTGACGGGGGGTCGCCGGCTGGGCTGCCTGCTCGGCGACGGCATCGGCCCGGAGGTGGTCCCGGCGGCCCGGCGGGTGGTGGACGCGGCGCTGTCCGCCGCCGGCGCACCGGCGGTGGAGTGGGTGGACCTGCCGATGGGGGCGGCCGCGCTGGCCGAGCACGGCGCCCCGCTGCCGGCTCCCACACTGGAGGCGTTGGCCGGCTGCGACGGCTGGCTGGCCGGGCCGCACGACAGCGAGTCCTACCCGCCGCAGTGGCGGGCCTCGGGTCAGCGGGTGCCGGGCGGGGAGCTGCGGCACGTCTTCGGCCTGCACACCAACCTGCGGCCCAGCCGCACCCGGCCGGGGGTGCCCGCCCGCGTGCCGGCCATGGACCTGGTCGTCGTGCGGGAGAACAGCGAGGGCTTCTACGCCGACCGCAACATGGCCGTGGGCAGCGGGGAGTTCATGCCGACGCCGGACCTCGCCCTGGTGGTGGGCGTCTTCAGCCGCCCCGCCGTCCGCCGCGCCGTCCGGCAGGCGTTCGCGCTGGCGGCGCGGCGGCGCGGGCAGGTCACCCTGGTGCACAAGGCCAACGTCCTGCACCTGGCCTTCGGGCTGTGGCTGGAGGAGTGCCGGGCCGCGGCGCGCGAGCACCCCGGCGTGCGGCTGGAGACGGTGCTGTTCGACGCGATGGCCGCCCGCCTGGTCCGCCACCCCGAGCGGTTCGACGTCGTGGTGACCGAGAACCTGTTCGGCGACACGCTCTCCGACCTCGCCGGTGAGCTGGCGGGGGCGCTGGGCATGTCGGGCAGCGTCAACGCCGGCGACCGGCACGCGATGGCCCAGGCGGCGCACGGCTCGGCGCCCGACATCGCCGGGCAGGACGTCGCCAACCCGGTCGGGATGGTCGTCTCCGCGGCGATGCTGCTGGCCTGGCTGGGGGAGCGGCACGCCGACCCGGTGCTGGCGGCGGCGTCCTCGGCGGTCGAGCAGGCGGTGGACGCCGTCCTCGCCTCGGGCGTGGCCACCCGCGACGTCGGTGGCACGGCGGGCACCGCGGAGTTCACCGACGCCGTGGTGGACCGGCTCAGCGCTCCCGGAGCAGCCGCGCCAGCGGTGGGCCGGCCAGGAGCATGA
- a CDS encoding CaiB/BaiF CoA-transferase family protein, whose translation MSAPDRLPHGPLTGVRVLDLTQVLAGPYCTMTLADLGADVIKVEGPDRTARAMGPAVSGEDGAVFLALHRNKRSFTVDLKDDDGRQALLDLVATADVLVENYRPGVMARLGTDFPTLHALHPRLVYASISGFGQTGPYAQRPGYDIVAQGMSGIMSVTGAPGGPPMKAGLPVTDLAAGLVAANAVLAALLARVVTGEGQHVDTSLFDAALSMSVWEATQLWTTAEVPGPLGSAHRGSAPYQALRAADGYLVVAANKPHFWRNLCAAVDRPHLADDPRFATNADRLAHLDELVPELEAALAGRTVEEWVDMLLAADVPAGPVLDYAQSLADPHTRARGMVQVLDHPVEGPLPSLGIPAKLSGTPGTLRRAAPLQGEHTVELLDELGYDRARIDRLLAQGSVFAPRAPTPRDTRAPELP comes from the coding sequence GTGTCCGCGCCCGACCGCCTGCCCCACGGCCCGCTCACCGGCGTCCGCGTGCTCGACCTGACCCAGGTCCTGGCCGGCCCGTACTGCACGATGACCCTCGCCGACCTGGGCGCCGACGTCATCAAGGTCGAGGGGCCCGACCGCACCGCCCGCGCGATGGGCCCGGCCGTGTCGGGCGAGGACGGCGCGGTCTTCCTCGCCCTGCACCGCAACAAGCGCAGCTTCACCGTCGACCTCAAGGACGACGACGGCCGGCAGGCGCTGCTGGACCTGGTGGCCACCGCGGACGTCCTCGTGGAGAACTACCGGCCCGGCGTCATGGCCCGCCTGGGCACCGACTTCCCGACCCTGCACGCGCTGCACCCGCGGCTGGTCTACGCCAGCATCTCCGGCTTCGGGCAGACCGGCCCCTACGCGCAGCGCCCGGGCTACGACATCGTCGCCCAGGGGATGTCCGGGATCATGAGCGTCACCGGTGCCCCCGGCGGCCCGCCGATGAAGGCCGGGCTCCCGGTCACCGACCTCGCCGCCGGCCTCGTCGCCGCCAACGCCGTCCTCGCCGCGCTGCTCGCCCGGGTCGTCACCGGGGAGGGGCAGCACGTCGACACGTCGCTGTTCGACGCCGCGCTGTCGATGTCGGTCTGGGAGGCCACCCAGCTCTGGACGACCGCGGAGGTACCCGGGCCGCTGGGGTCCGCCCACCGGGGCTCCGCGCCCTACCAGGCCCTGCGGGCCGCCGACGGGTACCTGGTGGTGGCGGCCAACAAGCCGCACTTCTGGCGCAACCTGTGCGCGGCCGTCGACCGCCCGCACCTGGCCGACGACCCGCGGTTCGCCACGAACGCCGACCGGCTCGCCCACCTCGACGAGCTGGTCCCCGAGCTGGAGGCCGCGCTGGCCGGGCGCACCGTCGAGGAGTGGGTCGACATGCTGCTGGCCGCCGACGTGCCCGCCGGGCCGGTCCTCGACTACGCGCAGTCCCTGGCCGACCCGCACACCCGCGCCCGCGGGATGGTGCAGGTGCTCGACCACCCGGTCGAGGGTCCGCTGCCCTCGCTGGGCATCCCGGCGAAGCTCAGCGGGACACCCGGCACCCTGCGCCGGGCCGCCCCGCTGCAGGGCGAGCACACCGTCGAGCTGCTGGACGAGCTCGGCTACGACCGCGCCCGCATCGACCGGTTGCTCGCGCAGGGCAGCGTGTTCGCCCCCCGTGCCCCCACCCCCCGTGACACCCGAGCCCCGGAGCTGCCGTGA
- a CDS encoding SDR family oxidoreductase, with product MDLGLGGRRVLVTGASGGLGAAIAAGFVAEGARVLAAGRDPGHPLPGGVAAGVRLDLTAPDAPRRLVDLAAGELGGLDTVVAAAGGAVRGRFDDLDEDAWDAGLELNLRSTVRLLRAALPLLRAGDAARVVLLSALSAAEPRAGHVVSNVGKAGVAALAKTLSRELAADGVLVNCVAPGRVRSRQLDRAFPDDDARGAFAGQHIPLGRFGSPEEVVPVALLLGSPRNTYVTGQTVGVDGGMAAHL from the coding sequence GTGGACCTCGGACTCGGCGGCCGGCGGGTGCTGGTCACCGGCGCCAGCGGTGGGCTGGGCGCGGCCATCGCCGCCGGGTTCGTCGCCGAGGGTGCGCGGGTCCTCGCCGCCGGCCGCGACCCGGGCCACCCGCTGCCCGGCGGGGTGGCCGCCGGTGTCCGGCTCGACCTGACCGCCCCGGACGCCCCGCGGCGGCTGGTGGACCTCGCCGCCGGGGAGCTCGGCGGGCTGGACACCGTGGTGGCCGCCGCCGGCGGCGCGGTCCGCGGCCGGTTCGACGACCTCGACGAGGACGCCTGGGACGCCGGGCTGGAGCTGAACCTGCGCAGCACCGTCCGGCTGCTGCGCGCCGCGCTGCCGCTGCTGCGGGCCGGCGACGCCGCCCGCGTCGTGCTGCTCAGCGCGCTGTCGGCCGCCGAGCCGCGGGCGGGGCACGTGGTGTCCAACGTCGGCAAGGCCGGGGTGGCCGCGCTGGCCAAGACCCTCAGCCGGGAGCTGGCCGCCGACGGCGTCCTGGTCAACTGCGTGGCCCCCGGCCGGGTCCGCAGCCGCCAGCTGGACCGCGCCTTCCCCGACGACGACGCCCGCGGCGCCTTCGCCGGCCAGCACATCCCGCTCGGCCGCTTCGGCTCCCCCGAGGAGGTGGTGCCGGTCGCCCTGCTGCTCGGCTCGCCGCGCAACACCTACGTCACCGGCCAGACCGTCGGCGTCGACGGCGGGATGGCGGCCCACCTGTGA
- a CDS encoding citryl-CoA lyase encodes MSGTAEEAAGWWRTAVSETGPDVIRFRGYPVEQLIGRVTLAQTVWLLLRGELPAGPQARLLEAALVAAVDHGPQAPSIAAARMAATCGVGLNSAVATGVGLLGDVHGGAGQQCMQLLERVRGRQDGGAALPDAVAAELAAYRERRAYVPGFGHRFHSRDPRRDPLVAMLAAAAADGVVPGAHLAVLVEVERQLGERRGSPVPVNVDGVTAALYCELGFAPELARGLFVLARSVGVLAHAWEETQAGTRIKGPLPPSFSAPYDGPPLRDLPGTAGEPG; translated from the coding sequence GTGAGCGGAACCGCGGAGGAGGCCGCCGGCTGGTGGCGGACGGCGGTCAGCGAGACCGGGCCGGACGTGATCCGCTTCCGCGGGTACCCGGTCGAGCAGCTGATCGGCCGGGTCACCCTGGCGCAGACCGTGTGGCTGCTGCTGCGCGGCGAGCTGCCCGCCGGTCCGCAGGCCCGGCTGCTCGAGGCGGCGCTGGTGGCCGCCGTCGACCACGGCCCGCAGGCGCCGTCGATCGCCGCGGCGCGGATGGCGGCCACCTGTGGGGTGGGGCTGAACTCCGCCGTCGCCACCGGGGTCGGCCTGCTCGGGGACGTGCACGGCGGCGCGGGGCAGCAGTGCATGCAGCTGCTGGAGCGGGTGCGCGGGCGGCAGGACGGGGGCGCCGCGCTGCCCGACGCGGTGGCCGCGGAGCTGGCGGCGTACCGCGAGCGGCGGGCGTACGTGCCCGGCTTCGGGCACCGGTTCCACTCCCGCGACCCGCGCCGTGACCCGCTGGTGGCCATGCTGGCGGCCGCGGCCGCCGACGGCGTGGTGCCCGGCGCGCACCTCGCCGTCCTCGTGGAGGTGGAGCGGCAGCTCGGCGAGCGGCGGGGGTCGCCGGTGCCGGTGAACGTCGACGGCGTCACCGCCGCGCTGTACTGCGAGCTCGGCTTCGCCCCGGAGCTGGCCCGCGGGCTGTTCGTGCTGGCCCGGTCGGTGGGTGTGCTGGCCCACGCGTGGGAGGAGACCCAGGCCGGTACCCGCATCAAGGGGCCCCTGCCGCCGTCGTTCAGCGCGCCCTACGACGGCCCGCCGCTGCGCGACCTGCCCGGCACCGCCGGGGAGCCGGGGTGA
- a CDS encoding CaiB/BaiF CoA-transferase family protein — protein MSAVPLLDGVRVLDLTNVLAGPFAGYQLALMGADVVKVEVPGTGDLARALGADPDLSARGLGVSFLAQNAAKRSVTVDLKHERGREVFARLVASADVLLENFRPGVLARLGFGWERLRALRPELVYCAVSGFGQTGPMRDLPAYDQIVQGLSGVMSTTGTPDTAPLRTGFPVCDTLGGFAAAFAVAAALVRRERTGEGAHLDVSMLESALVAMGWVVSDYTVAGQVPVPMGNENRTAAPSGTFRTGDGLLNIAANKQEQFAALVRVLAREDLLADPRFATREERKRHRDELRAELERELAGRSADAWVAALAGTGVPVARVLTVPEALDLDQVRHRGLLHEVALPAGEGGPVRVLGSAVHVDGAAVGPAAPPPALGEHTRTELRGLGYTDTEIDELYEEGVL, from the coding sequence GTGAGCGCGGTGCCCCTGCTCGACGGCGTGCGCGTCCTGGACCTCACCAACGTGCTGGCCGGCCCGTTCGCCGGCTACCAGCTGGCCCTCATGGGCGCCGACGTGGTCAAGGTGGAGGTCCCCGGCACCGGCGACCTGGCCCGCGCCCTCGGCGCGGACCCGGACCTGTCCGCCCGCGGTCTCGGGGTGTCCTTCCTCGCGCAGAACGCCGCCAAGCGCTCGGTGACCGTGGACCTCAAGCACGAGCGCGGCCGCGAGGTCTTCGCCCGGCTGGTGGCCTCCGCCGACGTGCTGCTGGAGAACTTCCGCCCCGGGGTGCTGGCGCGGCTGGGGTTCGGCTGGGAGCGGCTGCGCGCGCTGCGGCCGGAGCTGGTGTACTGCGCGGTCTCCGGCTTCGGGCAGACCGGGCCGATGCGCGACCTGCCCGCCTACGACCAGATCGTGCAGGGCCTGTCCGGCGTGATGAGCACGACCGGGACGCCGGACACCGCCCCGTTGCGCACCGGCTTCCCGGTCTGCGACACCCTCGGCGGCTTCGCGGCCGCCTTCGCCGTGGCCGCCGCCCTGGTCCGGCGGGAGCGCACCGGGGAGGGCGCGCACCTGGACGTGTCGATGCTGGAGTCGGCGCTGGTGGCGATGGGTTGGGTGGTCTCGGACTACACCGTCGCCGGGCAGGTCCCGGTGCCGATGGGCAACGAGAACCGGACCGCCGCACCGTCGGGCACCTTCCGCACCGGGGACGGGCTGCTCAACATCGCGGCCAACAAGCAGGAGCAGTTCGCCGCGCTGGTGCGGGTGCTGGCCCGCGAGGACCTGCTGGCCGACCCGCGCTTCGCCACCCGGGAGGAGCGGAAACGGCACCGCGACGAGCTGCGTGCCGAGCTCGAGCGGGAGCTGGCCGGGCGCAGCGCCGACGCGTGGGTGGCGGCGCTGGCCGGCACCGGCGTGCCGGTCGCCCGCGTGCTCACCGTGCCCGAGGCGCTGGACCTGGACCAGGTGCGCCACCGCGGCCTGCTGCACGAGGTCGCCCTGCCGGCAGGCGAGGGCGGCCCGGTGCGGGTGCTGGGCAGCGCCGTGCACGTCGACGGCGCCGCGGTCGGGCCGGCCGCTCCGCCGCCGGCGCTGGGCGAGCACACCCGCACCGAGCTGCGCGGGCTGGGCTACACCGACACCGAGATCGACGAGCTGTACGAGGAGGGGGTCCTGTGA
- a CDS encoding acyl-CoA thioesterase domain-containing protein gives MSAPADAVRRRALEAVARTRAVGPHFFGNAVGIDGRGAVDGVARLHLDVEPGAAPGSRVSPTALATLADLTMSAAIRARLGPQNRLGTVTLAVQHLEPEPTGPVHSEAVAARVELDEERGFARCELRDPAGTLVAAVEGWFTAMPMPPGRRLGPVPWELPEGTPVPPVAEADLEPAERAAVDACTAAGERAAAAGTSVVDELLAMTWTEPPDGGVRGELAVGPEHANRGGHVQGGVLYGVAVLAARRAVGDGLHLADGHLQFLRPAHADTLAVQARPLREGRRTAFAEVRLTAAGELVAAGSLTFQRVPGRG, from the coding sequence GTGAGCGCGCCCGCCGACGCCGTCCGGCGGCGGGCGCTGGAGGCCGTCGCCCGCACCCGGGCGGTCGGTCCGCACTTCTTCGGCAACGCCGTCGGCATCGACGGCCGCGGCGCCGTGGACGGCGTGGCCCGGTTGCACCTGGACGTCGAGCCGGGCGCCGCCCCGGGCAGCCGGGTCTCCCCGACCGCGCTGGCCACCCTCGCCGACCTGACGATGAGCGCCGCCATCCGCGCCCGCCTCGGCCCGCAGAACCGGCTGGGCACCGTCACCCTCGCCGTCCAGCACCTGGAGCCGGAGCCCACCGGCCCGGTGCACAGCGAGGCGGTGGCCGCGCGGGTGGAGCTCGACGAGGAGCGCGGCTTCGCCCGCTGCGAGCTGCGCGACCCGGCCGGCACGCTGGTCGCCGCCGTCGAGGGCTGGTTCACCGCCATGCCGATGCCCCCCGGGCGGCGCCTGGGCCCCGTCCCGTGGGAGCTGCCGGAGGGCACCCCGGTGCCGCCGGTCGCCGAGGCCGACCTCGAGCCGGCCGAGCGGGCCGCCGTGGACGCCTGCACGGCCGCGGGGGAGCGGGCCGCCGCCGCCGGCACGTCGGTCGTCGACGAGCTGCTGGCGATGACCTGGACCGAGCCGCCCGACGGCGGCGTCCGCGGCGAGCTGGCCGTGGGCCCCGAGCACGCCAACCGCGGCGGGCACGTGCAGGGCGGGGTGCTCTACGGGGTCGCCGTCCTGGCCGCCCGCCGCGCGGTGGGCGACGGGCTGCACCTGGCCGACGGGCACCTGCAGTTCCTCCGGCCGGCGCACGCCGACACCCTCGCGGTGCAGGCGCGGCCGCTGCGCGAGGGCCGGCGCACCGCCTTCGCCGAGGTGCGGCTCACCGCGGCGGGGGAGCTGGTCGCCGCCGGCTCGCTCACCTTCCAGCGCGTGCCCGGGCGCGGGTGA
- a CDS encoding enoyl-CoA hydratase/isomerase family protein, translated as MTARPLVQVTRPSAGVAVLTLDSPPRNAFGPPEGEAFLAAFAELEADPAVRCVVVTGTGTAFLAGGDLRLQQTLTTPEQQRAHADHPHGLSAAMRRVEEARVPVVAAVNGDVAGGGLEFALCCDVRLAASTARFVAAGVNVGLILSWYRLPRTIGLGRAKEMLLTGAAYDAATAERWGLVTGVHEPAALLPAAVALAERIASRAPLSVEATKACANRAFDLTTEEAGRLQRQTFLEVFATRDHEEALAAFFERRPPVFERR; from the coding sequence GTGACCGCCCGCCCGCTGGTGCAGGTGACCCGCCCGTCGGCCGGTGTCGCCGTGCTCACCCTGGACAGCCCCCCGCGCAACGCCTTCGGCCCGCCGGAAGGGGAGGCCTTCCTCGCCGCCTTCGCGGAGCTGGAGGCCGACCCCGCCGTGCGCTGCGTGGTGGTCACCGGCACCGGCACCGCCTTCCTCGCCGGCGGCGACCTGCGCCTGCAGCAGACGCTGACCACCCCGGAGCAGCAGCGGGCCCACGCCGACCACCCGCACGGCCTCAGCGCGGCGATGCGGCGGGTGGAGGAGGCGCGCGTGCCCGTGGTCGCCGCGGTCAACGGCGACGTCGCCGGCGGGGGCCTGGAGTTCGCGCTGTGCTGCGACGTCCGGCTCGCGGCGAGCACGGCCCGCTTCGTGGCCGCCGGCGTCAACGTCGGGCTGATCCTCAGCTGGTACCGGCTGCCGCGGACCATCGGCCTGGGCCGGGCCAAGGAGATGCTGCTCACCGGGGCCGCCTACGACGCGGCCACCGCCGAGCGCTGGGGCCTGGTCACCGGCGTCCACGAGCCCGCGGCCCTGCTGCCCGCCGCCGTGGCCCTGGCCGAGCGGATCGCCTCCCGCGCGCCGTTGAGCGTCGAGGCCACCAAGGCCTGCGCCAACCGGGCGTTCGACCTGACCACCGAGGAGGCCGGCCGGCTGCAGCGCCAGACGTTCCTGGAGGTGTTCGCCACCCGAGACCACGAGGAGGCGCTGGCCGCCTTCTTCGAGCGCCGTCCGCCCGTGTTCGAGCGGCGGTAG